From the Marinitoga litoralis genome, one window contains:
- a CDS encoding carbohydrate ABC transporter permease — translation MKKLYIKIIKFILLALFLIFALFPLYWIILTSFKPVYELYTFPIRYWTNNPSLYGYRKLFEFVNFKQYFLNSVIVSILASFVSTFFAMLSGYVLSRKEFKGKYALVLFLFFSQMIPSYLIMVPQYVMFSELKLIDKLISIIIVYSGIGAAFSAIMARGFFDRIPKSIEEAALIDGCNEFQTLFKITIPLMLPGLSAIMSFSFVNNWNELFTAVMFLNTSDKYTVPVGLYSIISKAGIQWNVLAAGIVIALLPTIFVFAIAQKYIIAGLTQGSLKD, via the coding sequence TTTTTAATATTTGCATTATTTCCATTATACTGGATTATATTAACTTCATTTAAACCAGTATATGAATTATATACATTTCCTATACGTTATTGGACAAATAACCCAAGTTTATATGGTTATAGGAAATTGTTTGAATTTGTGAATTTCAAACAATACTTTTTAAATAGTGTTATTGTATCTATATTAGCTTCTTTTGTATCTACTTTTTTCGCAATGTTAAGTGGTTATGTACTATCTAGAAAAGAATTTAAGGGGAAATATGCATTAGTATTATTTTTATTTTTTTCGCAAATGATACCTTCATATTTAATAATGGTACCTCAATATGTTATGTTTTCAGAACTAAAATTAATAGACAAACTAATAAGTATTATAATAGTATATAGTGGTATTGGAGCTGCTTTTAGTGCAATTATGGCTAGAGGTTTTTTTGATAGAATCCCAAAAAGTATAGAAGAAGCGGCTTTAATTGATGGATGTAATGAATTTCAAACATTATTTAAAATAACAATTCCATTAATGTTGCCTGGACTTTCAGCTATTATGAGTTTTTCATTTGTAAATAATTGGAATGAATTATTTACTGCAGTAATGTTTTTAAACACTTCTGATAAATATACTGTTCCTGTAGGATTATACTCGATAATTTCAAAGGCTGGAATTCAGTGGAATGTTTTAGCTGCAGGAATTGTAATAGCATTATTACCAACTATATTTGTATTTGCTATTGCACAAAAATATATTATTGCTGGTTTAACTCAAGGTAGTTTAAAGGATTAA